Part of the Streptosporangiales bacterium genome, TGCAGGTTGCCGAGCACGGCGTTGAGGTTGTCGATCAGCTGGCCGATGATCTTGTCGCGGTCGGCGATGTGGTTGGTGAGCGAGGCGGTGTGGCTCAGCAGGCTGTTGATGCTGCCCGCCTCGCCCTGCAGGGTCCGCACGATCTCGTTGGCGAGGGTGTTGACCTGCTTGGCGTCGAGCGCCTCGAACAGCGGCTTGAAGCCGTTGAAGAGCGTGTCGAGGTCGAGCGCGGGTGCCGTGTGCGAGACCGGGATCGTGTCGCCCTCGCCGAGCGGCTGCTCGGACCCGACGCCCTCCGCGAGCGCGAGGTAGCGCTGTCCGATCAGGTTGCGCCACCTGACGCTGACCTGGGTGCTCGCGGGGACGTCACGGGTCTCGTCGACGGTGAACGTGACGCGCGCCTTCGTGCGCTCGTACACCTCGACGTGCTGCACCTCGCCGACCCGTACACCGGCGATGCGGACGTCGTCGCCCTCGAGGACGCCGGTCGCGTCGGCGAAGACGGCGTGGTACTCCTTCGCGGCCCGGAAGCTGGCGTTGGAGATGGTCGTCGCCAGCAGGGCGGTCGCGAGGATCGTCACGACCGCGAACGCGATCAGCTTGACCAGATTGCCCGCCGTCTTCACGAGTGCCCGCCTCCTCCCGCGCCTCCGGCACGTGCCGCGGAGCGGTCGCCAGCGCTACTCGTGACGTCGCGGCCCGTACCTACGGCGCGCTCGTCGAGCTCCTGCACTCGGCTCGTCTTCACGACACACTCACCGCCGTCCCGCGCGCCATCGGCCCGAACAGCAACGTGGTGATGTCCGGGGCCTCGTCCGCCGACTTGCCGGTGACCGGCGCGACGAGCGCGCCGATCGTCCGCTTCTCCGCGGCGGTGCCGGTCACCCTCGCCGACGGCCCGCCGAGGCCGGGCGGCAGGCCCGACTCCGCGCTGCGGCCGGGGTTGTTGTAGCCGTCGTCCTGCGTGCCGTCCTCGAAGTGGATCCCCGGATCGTACGGGACGTCGGGGTCCGGCAGGCCCCGGCAGTCGGGCCCCCGCTTGTCGGTCCATTCGGGCGCGTCCTCGCCCGGCTGGTACGCCGGCCTGGCCTTGATGATCTCCATGGTGATGTGCAGGCGCCGGTTCTCGAACGTCTTCGCGAGCTGCTCGTTGTCGGACTCCGCCAGCCCGGCCAGCAGGCACGGGTACTCCGGTGAGTACCGCGCGAGCAGCTCGAGCGTCGGTCGGTTGACGTCGCCGACGGCGATGAGCCGCGCCTCGTGCCGGCCGAGGAAGTCGCGTGCGGTGACCGCGAACGTCGTCGTCGAGGTGAGGAACTCCTGCAGGGTGCGTTCCTTCTCCGAGACCGTCTGCGCGGTGTTGCTCACGTGCCGCAACGTGGCAGCGAGGTCGGGGATGACGTCGTCGTACATCTTCGCGACCTCGGCGATGGCCTTGATGTCGTGCTTGATCGCCGGCAGGTGCGGGTTGATCTCCCTGAGGTAGGTGTCGAGGCGTTCGAGGTTGTCACCGATCTGCTCGCCCCGGCCCTCCAGCGCGGTGGCGAGGGCGTTGAGGGTGGCCTGCACCTTGTCAGGCTCCAGCGTGCGCAGCAGTGGCAGCAGGTCGTCGAGCACCCGGTTGAGTGCGAGGGCGGCTGCCGAGCGGTCCTCGGGGATCACGTCGCCGCGGCCGATCGTGCGGGTGCTGGCGATCTGCGGCGGGCGCAGGTCGACGTACCGCTCGCCGAACAGCGTCTTGGGCACGAACCTGGCGGACGAGTTGGCCGGGATGTGCCGCACCTGCTCCGGCTTCAGCGCGAGCCTGATGGTCGCCGACCTGCCGTCGGACGTGATCTGCCTGATCTCGCCGACGACGACCCCGCGCATCTTGACGTCGCCGCCGACGTTGAGCTGGGTGCCGACCGTCTGCGCCTTCACCGTCACGTCGACGACGGGGGTGAAGCGCTTCTGGTAGGCGGCGATCGAGATGCCCACGAGCAGCGCGAGGACGACGACGAGGGCGATGCCGTAGGCCTGGTAGCGGATTCGGGAAGTCATGAGGCGACCTCCGGAGTGAGCATCGCAGCGAGCTCGGAACCTGCACCCTCGACGCCGACCGCACGTGAGCGAGGAGCGGAGCGGAGGATGTCGCCGGGGAACACAGTCATGAGGTCACCCCGCGATCCGCACGGTCGTGGTGGCGCCCCAGATCGCGAGGCTGAGGAAGAAGTCGACGACGTTGATCGCGACGATCGAGGTGCGCACCGCACGGCCGACCGCGACGCCGACGCCCGCGGGACCGCCGGACGCGGTGTAGCCGTGGTAGCAGTGCACCAGCATGATCACGACGGCGAAGACCAGCACCTTGAGGAACGACCAGAGGACGTCCTGCGGCGGTAGGAAGAGGTGGAAGTAGTGGTCGTAGGTGCCCGCCGACTGGCCGTAGTAGAAGGTCACGATCGTGCGGGTCGCGAGGTAGGAGGCCAGCAGGCCGATGATGTAGAGCGGGATCACCGCGACGAAGCCGGCGACGAGGCGGGTCGTGACGAGGTACGGGATCGAGGGGACCGCCATCACCTCGAGGGCGTCGACCTCCTCGTTGATCCGCATGGCGCCGAGCTGCGCGGTGAAGCCGCAGCCGACCGTGGCCGACAGGGCGAGACCGGCGGTCAGCGGCGCGATCTCGCGGGTGTTGAAGTACGCCGACACGAACCCGGAGAACGCCGACGTGCCGATCTGGTTGAGCGCGCTGTAGCCCTGCAGGCCGACCTCGGTGCCGACGAAGAACGTCATGAACGCGATCACGCCGACCGTGCCGCCGATGACGGCGAGGCCCCCGGAGCCGAGGGTCACCTCGGCGAGCAGCCGGATCGTCTCCTTCTTGTAGCGGACGACGGTGCGCGGGGTCCAGGCGATCGCGCGGCCGTAGAAGGACAGCTGCCTGCCCATCACCTCCAGCAGGTTGCCCGGCGCACGCGCGGTGCGCCCGGCGACGCCGAATGCCCCGCGCAGGACGTCGCCTGCCGCGGGTCGATCGGCGAGTTGCTGGGACACCGGTGAGCTCAGCCCTTCTGCGGTATGACCTGGAAGTAGACGGCCGTGAGGATGAAGTTGGCGAAGAACAGCAGCATGAACGTGATCACGACGGACTGGTTGACGGCGTCGCCGACGCCCTTCGGACCGCCGCCGGCGTTGAGCCCCTTGTACGACGCGACGATCGCCGCGAGCGCGCCGAAGACCAGCGCCTTGAACTCGCCCGCCCACAGGTCGGGCAGCTGCGCGAGCGCGGTGAACGACGCGAGGTAGGCGCCGGGGGTGCCGCCCTGGAGGACGACGTTGAAGAAGTACCCGCCGCACACCCCGACGACCGAGACCAGGCCGTTCAGCAGGACGGCCACGAGCATCATCGCGATCACCCGCGGCACGACGAGCCGCTGGATCGGGTTGATGCCCAGCACCTCCATCGCGTCGATCTCCTCGCGGATCTTGCGGGAGCCGAGGTCGGCGCACACGGCGGAGCCACCGGCGCCGGCGATCAGCAGCGCGGTGACGATCGGCGAGGCCTCGCGGACGACCGCGAGCACCGCGGTGGACCCGATGAACGCCTGCGCCCCGAGCTGGCGGACGAGACCGCCCACCTGCAGCGCGATGACCGCGCCGAACGGGATCGAGACCAGCGCGGTCGGCAGGATCGTCACGCTCGCCACGAACCACGACTGCTCGACCATCTCCTTCCACTGGAAGGGACGGCGGAAGGTCGCGCGGAAGGTGTCGCCGGCGAGCGCGAAGAGCTGGCCCGAGCTCCGCAGCGGAGCGAGGAAGCCCGAGCTCATCGGTCGACCACCGTCGGCGGGTCGCTGAGCGCGGGGACGGACGTCGTCGTGGCCGACGAGGCGCCACCGTGGCCGGGTGCGGCGGCGGCGAACGAGCCGGGCGGCGGCTCGACGCCGTAGCGCCTGCCCCACTCCCCCGGCGGACGCTGGCTCGGCCGCGGCCTGCCGTTGGTCGGCATCTGCTGCAGCGGGATCGGCGGGAGCGGCGGCAGGTCGTGCCCGGCCGACGCCTCCTGGATGAGCTCGTCGGCGTCCTTCTCCTCCGCCATGCCGATCGGCCCCTCCCGCTGGGCGTTGAGGAACTGGCGGACGACGGGCTCGTGGCTGGACAGCAGCATCTCGCGCTGGCCGAACATGGCGAGGTGCCGGTGGTAGAGCAGCCCGATGTTGTCCGGCACCGTGCGCGCCGTGTTGATGTCGTGGGTGACGATCAGCATCGTCGCGGCCGTCTGCTGGTTGAGGTCGACGATGAGCTGGTTCAGGTGGGCCGTGCGCACCGGGTCGAGGCCCGAGTCGGGCTCGTCGAACAGGATGATCTCGGGGTCGAGGACCAGCGCCCTGGCGAGTCCGGCGCGCTTGCGCATGCCACCCGAGATCTCGCCCGGCAGCTTCTTCTCCGAGCCCGCGAGCCCGACCATGTCGAGCAGCCCCATCACGATGGACCGCACCTCCCGCTCGGACTTGCGGGTGTGCTCGCGCAGCGGGAAGGCGACGTTGTCGTAGATGTTCATCGAGCCGAACAGCGCGCCGTCCTGGAAGAGCACGCCGAACAGGCGACGGACCTCGTAGAGCTCCTTCTCCGAGCAGCTGCAGACGTCGACGTCGCCGATGTCGATGGAGCCCTGGTTGGGCTTCAGGAGCCCCACGAGGCACTTGAGGAAGACCGACTTGCCGGTGCCGGACGGGCCGAGCAGCACCGAGATCTCACCGGCAGGCAGGGTGAACGAGACGTCCTCCCAGATCACCTGCCGACCGAAGGACTTCGACAGTCCCTCGATGCGGACCTCGACGCCCACGGAGCCTCCTCACGGCACGGCGGCGGGCCGCGGTCGCGGCTGCGCTGCCCAACGATGTCACGCGACGAGGGTCACGCGGTGAACCACCGCACGTACGCCCCGTAGGACGAAGAACCTACTGGCCGGTACGGTCCGTAGCAAGACCCCGGAACGAACCGGGTAGATCTCCCCAGAACGGAGAAATGGGGCGCCCCCTCGGGACGCCCCATTCTCGTGCTGACCTGGCGGTCTACTTGACCGTGACGGTGGCCCCGGCGCCCTCGAGCGCCTCCTTGGCCTTGGCCGCGGCGTCCTTGTCGACCTTCTCCAGGATCGGCTTCGGCGCGCCCTCGACGAGCTCCTTGGCCTCGCGCAGGCCGAGGCTGGTGAGACCGCGGACCTCCTTGATGACCTGGATCTTCTTCTCGCCGGCGCTCTCGAGGACGACGTCGAACTCGTCCTGCTCCTCCGCGGCCGGGGCGTCGGCACCCTGCGCGGGGGCGACGGCGACCGCGGCGGGCGCGGCGGCCTTGACGTCGAACGTGTCCTCGAACTGCTTCACGAAGTCGCTGAGCTCGAGCAGCGTCATTTCCTTGAACGTGTCGAGCAGCTCGTCGGTGCTGAGCTTCGCCATCTGGCGTGTCCTCTCGGTGTCTGTCGGTGGTACGTCTCTACGACTCGGTCGTCGAACCCTCGGCCTCGGCCGGAGCGTCGGCAGCTACCTCTGCCTCGGCCGCGGCAGGTGCCTCGGCGTCGGCGTCGGCGGATGTCTCGGTCGCCGCCTCGGCGCCGCCCTCCTGCTCGACCTTGGCGCGCAGCGCCTCGGCCAGCCGCGCGGCGTTCGTGAGCGGTGCCTGGAACAGCGCGGCGGCACCGGACAGCGACGCCTTCATCGCGCCGGCGAGCTTGCTGAGCAGAACCTCGCGGGATTCCAGGTCGGCGAGCTTGGCGAGCTCGTCGCGGCTCAGCGGGCGGCCGTCCAGCAGGCCGCCCTTGATCACCAGCGGCGGGTTGTCCTTGGCGAAGTCGCGGAGGCTCTTCGCCGCCTCGACCGGGTCGCCCTTGACGAACGCGATGGCGCTCGGGCCCTGGAGGAGGTCGTCGAACACGTCGACGCCGGCCTCCTTGGCCGCGATCTTGGTGAGGGTGTTCTTGACGACCCGATACGACGTGTCTGCACCGAGCGCACGACGCAACTGGGCGATCTGCGCGACGGTGAGACCTCGGTACTCGGTCAGGACGGCGGCATCGGCCTCGCGGAACGCCTCCGCGAGATCGGCGACCGCCGTCGCCTTGTCAGCCCGGCTCATGGGCCCTCCATCGTCTTGTCGGTCGTCTGCCTCAGGACCGCGCGGAAGGAGCCCGACAAGAGAAAGGCCCCGTACGCAGGCGTACGAGGCGGGCGGCCACCGACCGTCACGTCGGGGTGCTTGGTTCGTCAACCTGCGCGGGCCGTCTCCGGAAGGAGAACCTTCAGCCACCCAGGAGGGCGGCGACCAGCGGTCTTCGGCAGGGCCAAGCGTAGCAAGCCCCCGCGCCGATCGGCGCGGGGGCCCGGTGGGCGGCGGCACCGGTGCGATCATGTGCGCCATGACGCGTGTCCGGTCCGAACGGGGTGAGTCGACCGCCACGGGTCGAGGCACCCTGAGCCGATGCTGGCACGCGGCGCTGGCCGTCGTCGTGGCTGCCTCGCTCGTCACGCAGATCGTCCTGCTCGCCCGCACGGGCGCCGACGTCAACGCCACGTCCGGTGAGCAACCCGTCGACGCCGGCACCAGGTACGCACGCCTGTTCAGCTACTTCACCGTCGAGAGCAACGTCCTCGTCCTCGCCGCCTCCGTCGGGCTGGTGCTCGACCCGAGCCGCTCCGGACGGCTCTGGCGGGTGCTGCGACTCGACGCGCTGCTGAGCATCGTCATCACCGGCATCGTGTTCGTCACGCTGCTCGCCCCGATCGTCGAGAACCACGGCGTCGGTGCCTGGGTGAACGCCGGCTTCCACTACGTCGCACCGGCGGCCGCCCTCGTCGGCTGGCTGCTGTTCGGCCCGCGGCCACGCGTCGCGTGGTCGACGATCGCGTGGGCGTTCGTCTGGCCCCTCGCGTGGATCCTCTACACCTTCGTGCACGGTGCGGTGACCGGCTGGTACCCGTACCCGTTCCTGGACGTCGACGCGCTCGGCTACCTCGTCGTCGTCCGCAACGTCGCGGGCGTCGTCGTGCTCACGGCCGTCCTCGCCGCGGCCGTCAAGGCCGTGGACGCGCGGCTGCCGGCCGTCAGACGCTGACTGCCGAACTCAGTCGTCGGCTGCAGCGGCGGAGCTGCGGGTGTTGGGGTCGACCTGGACGCCGGGGCCCATCGTCGAGGACATGGTGACCTTCTTGACGTAGCGGCCCTTCGACGTGGACGGCTTGAGCCTGACGACCTCGTCGAACGCGGCGGTGTAGTTCTCCACGAGCTGCTGCTCGTCGAACGACGCCTTGCCGATCACGAAGTGCAGGTTGCCGTGCCGGTCGACGCGGAACTCGATCTTGCCGCCCTTGATGTCGCCGACCGCCTTGGTGACGTCCATGGTGACCGTGCCGGTCTTCGGGTTCGGCATCAGGCCGCGCGGGCCGAGCACCCGCCCGAGCCGGCCGACCTTGCCCATCAGGTCGGGCGTGGCCACGACGGCGTCGAAGTCGAGCCAGCCACCCTGGATCTTCTCGATCATGTCGTCGGTGCCCACGAAGTCGGCGCCGGCCTCGATGGCCTCGTCGGCCTTCTGGCCGCCGGCGAGCACCAGCACCCGCGCCGTCTTGCCCGTGCCGTGCGGCAGGTTGACGGTGCCGCGGACCATCTGGTCCGCCTTGCGCGGGTCGACGCCGAGACGGACGGCGACGTCGACGGTCTGGTCGAACTTGGTCTTCGCGCCCTGCTTCACGAGCGTGACCGCTTCGGCGGGCGAGTGCACCTTGCTCGCGTCGATCGGCTCGGCCGCGGCGCGGTATGTCTTCGAGCGTTTCATCTTCCCTCTGCCTTCGAAAGGTTCGTGGTGCGGGCTCGCTCGGCCCTCCCACTGACGACTGACTGCTACCTACTCCTTGACGGTGATGCCCATCGAGCGAGCCGTGCCGGCGACGATGTTCGCCGCGGCCTCGACGTCGTTCGCGTTGAGGTCGGACATCTTGGTCCTGGCGATCTCGCGCACCTGGTCACGCGTGACGGTGCCGACCTTCGTCTTGTGCGGCTCGCCGCTGCCCTTCTCGACGCTCGCCGCCTTCTTGAGGAGGTCGGCCGCCGGGGGCGTCTTGGTGACGAAGGTGAACGAGCGGTCCTCGTACACCGAGATCTCGACGGGTACGACGTTGCCACGCTGTTGCTCCGTGGCGGCGTTGTACGCCTTGCAGAACTCCATGATGTTGACGCCGTGCTGGCCGAGCGCGGGGCCGACCGGCGGGGCCGGCGTGGCCTGGCCCGCCTGGATCTGCAGCTTGATGACCGCAGAGAGCTTCCTACTCTTGGGAGGCATGAACCCGTTCCGTCTTCTTTCCTTGACCTAGATCTTCTGTACCTGATCGAACGAGAGCTCGACCGGGGTCTCGCGCCCGAAGATCGACACGAGGACCTTGAGCTTCTGCGAGTCGACGTTGATCTCGTTGATCGTCGCCGGGAGTGTGGCGAACGGCCCCTCCATGACGGTGACCGACTCGCCGGCCTCGAACTCGACCGATTTCGGCGCCTGCTTGGCCGGCTTCCGCTCGACCGCCGGCGCGAGCAGCGCGACGACCTCGTCGGTCGTCAGCGGTGCCGGCTGGTTGCCGACGCCGACGAAGCCGGTGACGCCGGGGGTGTGCCGGACGACCGCCCACGACTCGTCGGTGAGGTCCATGCGGACGAGGACGTAGCCGGGGAGCATCTTCTGGGTGACCTGCTGGCGCTTGCCGCCCTTGACCTCGGTCACCTCCTGGGTGGGCACCGCCACCTCGAAGATGTAGTCCTCCATGTTGAGCGAGGTGATCCGGCTCTCCACGTTGGTCTTCACGCGGTTCTCGTAGCCGGCGTAGGAGTGGATGACGTACCAGTGGCCGATGGAGCTGCGCAGCCGGTCGCGGAGCTCGGCCAGCGGGTCCTCGTCGTCGGGGAGCGGGGCGGCCATCTCAGCGGCCGGGCTCACGCCGTTGGTCGGCTCCGCGGACGCCTCGTCGGCTCCCGCCTCGTCGGCTCCCTCGGCGTCCGCGACCGCATCGGTCGCGACTGCATCGGTCGACGCGTCCGCGGGGTCGCCGGCCTCGTCCGTGGTCGACTCCGCCTGGTCGTCCACGGTCGTGTCCTGGTCGGCACCGGGCGCCTCGACGTCGGTCTCGGCCAGGGAGTGCCGTGCGCCGTCCTCCGGCGCCATGTCGGTCACGATGGTGCGTTCTCCGTCTCGTTCGGGTGGTGCGAAGTGCGGCCTCGGGCTCGCAGTGCCGGCTGACAGCGGTCAGCTGAAGATCTGCAGCACGCCCTTCCCGAAGGCGAAGTCGAGGCCGGTCACGATGCCGATGAGGACGAGGACGAACACGAGGACGACCGAGGTGTAGGTGACGACCTGCTTGCGGGTCGGCCACACGACCTTGCGCAGCTCGGCCACGCACTCCCGGTAGAAGACGCCGGGGGCCCGGAAGAAGCTGCGCAGCACGCCGGGCGAGACGAAGTCGGCCGACCGGTCGTCGGCGGACCCTCGCTTGGCGTCCCTGGTGGGGCCCTTGGTCTCGGTCACCGTTTCCTCTGCTCGCTGTGCTCTACGTGCTGTGCTCTCGCTCGCTGTCCTCTTGCTCGACGCAGGGCAGGAGGGACTCGAACCCCCAACCGCCGGTTTTGGAGACCGGTACTCTAGCCAGTTGAGCTACTGCCCTACGGCCGTCCAGCCTCCCGCAGGTGCCCGGGAGACGATCCCGGGTACGTCACAGCGGGCGGTAAGGACCGCCAACCACAGCAGTCTACGGGTCACGCCGCCGCGACGTCGAACGGGGCTTCTCCCCGGGACGCCCGGCGGCAGGGGTCTCAGGGCGTGGATACCGGTGCGGCGGAGCGTGGCGGTGGTGCGACGATATGTGCATGACCGAGAGCACAACCAGGCCCCGCATCCGTACCCGCGTCTCCGCCCGGCTGGCGGGCATCACGGAGTCGGCCACGCTGGCCGTCGACAGCAAGGCGAAGGCTCTCAAGGCGCAGGGCCGTCCGGTCATCGGCTTCGGCGCAGGCGAGCCCGACTTCCCCACGCCCGACCACGTGGTCGAGGCCGCCGCGGCGGCGTGCCGGGAGCCGAGGAACCACAGGTACACCCCCGCCGGCGGCCTGCCGGAGCTCCGTGAGGCGCTCGCGGCCAAGACCGTGCGCGACTCCGGCTACGAGGTCTCCCCCGGGCAGATCCTCGTCACCAACGGCGGCAAGCAGGCCGTGTACGAGGCGTTCGCCGCGCTGCTCGACCCGGGCGACGAGGTGCTGCTGCCGACCCCGTACTGGACGACCTACCCCGAGTCGATCAAGCTCGCCGGCGGCGTGCCCGTCCTCGTGCACACCGACGAGTCGACCGGCTACCACGTCGACGTCGACCAGCTGGAGGCCGCGCGCACCGACCGCACCAAGGTGCTGCTGTTCAACT contains:
- a CDS encoding MCE family protein, coding for MVKLIAFAVVTILATALLATTISNASFRAAKEYHAVFADATGVLEGDDVRIAGVRVGEVQHVEVYERTKARVTFTVDETRDVPASTQVSVRWRNLIGQRYLALAEGVGSEQPLGEGDTIPVSHTAPALDLDTLFNGFKPLFEALDAKQVNTLANEIVRTLQGEAGSINSLLSHTASLTNHIADRDKIIGQLIDNLNAVLGNLHAHNDQLNDLLIQLQRFVTGLANDRDAIFGSLGSINTLARTTGDLVGDVRPEVRDDVKQLGRVTKTLDDNRDTVDETLKKLPDRANKLSRTGSYGSWFNFFLCDFDGQVVLPTGKVMSPTFHSEEARCR
- a CDS encoding MCE family protein codes for the protein MTSRIRYQAYGIALVVVLALLVGISIAAYQKRFTPVVDVTVKAQTVGTQLNVGGDVKMRGVVVGEIRQITSDGRSATIRLALKPEQVRHIPANSSARFVPKTLFGERYVDLRPPQIASTRTIGRGDVIPEDRSAAALALNRVLDDLLPLLRTLEPDKVQATLNALATALEGRGEQIGDNLERLDTYLREINPHLPAIKHDIKAIAEVAKMYDDVIPDLAATLRHVSNTAQTVSEKERTLQEFLTSTTTFAVTARDFLGRHEARLIAVGDVNRPTLELLARYSPEYPCLLAGLAESDNEQLAKTFENRRLHITMEIIKARPAYQPGEDAPEWTDKRGPDCRGLPDPDVPYDPGIHFEDGTQDDGYNNPGRSAESGLPPGLGGPSARVTGTAAEKRTIGALVAPVTGKSADEAPDITTLLFGPMARGTAVSVS
- a CDS encoding ABC transporter permease, producing MGRQLSFYGRAIAWTPRTVVRYKKETIRLLAEVTLGSGGLAVIGGTVGVIAFMTFFVGTEVGLQGYSALNQIGTSAFSGFVSAYFNTREIAPLTAGLALSATVGCGFTAQLGAMRINEEVDALEVMAVPSIPYLVTTRLVAGFVAVIPLYIIGLLASYLATRTIVTFYYGQSAGTYDHYFHLFLPPQDVLWSFLKVLVFAVVIMLVHCYHGYTASGGPAGVGVAVGRAVRTSIVAINVVDFFLSLAIWGATTTVRIAG
- a CDS encoding ABC transporter permease; this encodes MSSGFLAPLRSSGQLFALAGDTFRATFRRPFQWKEMVEQSWFVASVTILPTALVSIPFGAVIALQVGGLVRQLGAQAFIGSTAVLAVVREASPIVTALLIAGAGGSAVCADLGSRKIREEIDAMEVLGINPIQRLVVPRVIAMMLVAVLLNGLVSVVGVCGGYFFNVVLQGGTPGAYLASFTALAQLPDLWAGEFKALVFGALAAIVASYKGLNAGGGPKGVGDAVNQSVVITFMLLFFANFILTAVYFQVIPQKG
- a CDS encoding ATP-binding cassette domain-containing protein, with translation MGVEVRIEGLSKSFGRQVIWEDVSFTLPAGEISVLLGPSGTGKSVFLKCLVGLLKPNQGSIDIGDVDVCSCSEKELYEVRRLFGVLFQDGALFGSMNIYDNVAFPLREHTRKSEREVRSIVMGLLDMVGLAGSEKKLPGEISGGMRKRAGLARALVLDPEIILFDEPDSGLDPVRTAHLNQLIVDLNQQTAATMLIVTHDINTARTVPDNIGLLYHRHLAMFGQREMLLSSHEPVVRQFLNAQREGPIGMAEEKDADELIQEASAGHDLPPLPPIPLQQMPTNGRPRPSQRPPGEWGRRYGVEPPPGSFAAAAPGHGGASSATTTSVPALSDPPTVVDR
- the rplL gene encoding 50S ribosomal protein L7/L12, with translation MAKLSTDELLDTFKEMTLLELSDFVKQFEDTFDVKAAAPAAVAVAPAQGADAPAAEEQDEFDVVLESAGEKKIQVIKEVRGLTSLGLREAKELVEGAPKPILEKVDKDAAAKAKEALEGAGATVTVK
- the rplJ gene encoding 50S ribosomal protein L10; translation: MSRADKATAVADLAEAFREADAAVLTEYRGLTVAQIAQLRRALGADTSYRVVKNTLTKIAAKEAGVDVFDDLLQGPSAIAFVKGDPVEAAKSLRDFAKDNPPLVIKGGLLDGRPLSRDELAKLADLESREVLLSKLAGAMKASLSGAAALFQAPLTNAARLAEALRAKVEQEGGAEAATETSADADAEAPAAAEAEVAADAPAEAEGSTTES
- the rplA gene encoding 50S ribosomal protein L1; the protein is MKRSKTYRAAAEPIDASKVHSPAEAVTLVKQGAKTKFDQTVDVAVRLGVDPRKADQMVRGTVNLPHGTGKTARVLVLAGGQKADEAIEAGADFVGTDDMIEKIQGGWLDFDAVVATPDLMGKVGRLGRVLGPRGLMPNPKTGTVTMDVTKAVGDIKGGKIEFRVDRHGNLHFVIGKASFDEQQLVENYTAAFDEVVRLKPSTSKGRYVKKVTMSSTMGPGVQVDPNTRSSAAAADD
- the rplK gene encoding 50S ribosomal protein L11, encoding MPPKSRKLSAVIKLQIQAGQATPAPPVGPALGQHGVNIMEFCKAYNAATEQQRGNVVPVEISVYEDRSFTFVTKTPPAADLLKKAASVEKGSGEPHKTKVGTVTRDQVREIARTKMSDLNANDVEAAANIVAGTARSMGITVKE
- the nusG gene encoding transcription termination/antitermination protein NusG, which translates into the protein MAPEDGARHSLAETDVEAPGADQDTTVDDQAESTTDEAGDPADASTDAVATDAVADAEGADEAGADEASAEPTNGVSPAAEMAAPLPDDEDPLAELRDRLRSSIGHWYVIHSYAGYENRVKTNVESRITSLNMEDYIFEVAVPTQEVTEVKGGKRQQVTQKMLPGYVLVRMDLTDESWAVVRHTPGVTGFVGVGNQPAPLTTDEVVALLAPAVERKPAKQAPKSVEFEAGESVTVMEGPFATLPATINEINVDSQKLKVLVSIFGRETPVELSFDQVQKI
- the secE gene encoding preprotein translocase subunit SecE, with amino-acid sequence MTETKGPTRDAKRGSADDRSADFVSPGVLRSFFRAPGVFYRECVAELRKVVWPTRKQVVTYTSVVLVFVLVLIGIVTGLDFAFGKGVLQIFS